In Campylobacter suis, the following proteins share a genomic window:
- a CDS encoding TOBE domain-containing protein, which yields MSISARNQVEVELTEVRTGAVNSLVVGKTAGGEVLKATVTTDSEKALELKVGKKVVFLFKASSVIVAKDGEFKLSATNQVAGKVSEVKAGSVNSEIVIDANGDKISAIITKESAEKLILKAGDNVKAIIKATNIIVGVRV from the coding sequence GTGTCAATAAGTGCTAGAAATCAAGTGGAAGTTGAACTTACAGAAGTAAGAACTGGTGCTGTAAATTCTTTAGTAGTAGGTAAAACAGCTGGCGGCGAAGTGTTAAAAGCAACAGTTACCACAGATAGCGAAAAAGCTCTTGAGCTAAAAGTAGGTAAGAAAGTGGTATTTTTGTTCAAGGCTTCTAGCGTTATCGTTGCAAAAGATGGAGAGTTTAAGCTAAGCGCAACAAATCAAGTTGCTGGCAAAGTAAGTGAAGTAAAAGCTGGCTCTGTAAATTCTGAGATTGTTATCGATGCAAATGGCGATAAAATTTCAGCCATCATAACAAAAGAATCAGCTGAAAAACTAATCCTAAAAGCAGGCGATAATGTAAAAGCTATCATAAAAGCTACAAATATTATAGTGGGCGTAAGGGTTTAA
- the hutX gene encoding heme utilization cystosolic carrier protein HutX, producing the protein MKEKVKALLEANPKISLAKIGEELGLAREIEVIENLPASHCKEVSGDKFEEILNDIGTWGEVLFIKNTPAFIIEFKTNIPSGKKMQGYYNFNHKESKFGGHLKFEEIDRIFFVSQTFMGLLSLSVQFYDKEGNNIFKLSVGRDAKMKLLPEQVEKFDALKARI; encoded by the coding sequence ATGAAAGAAAAAGTAAAAGCACTTCTTGAGGCAAATCCAAAAATATCGCTTGCAAAAATAGGCGAAGAACTAGGCTTGGCTCGCGAGATAGAGGTCATAGAAAATTTGCCAGCAAGCCACTGTAAAGAGGTTAGTGGAGATAAATTTGAAGAGATTTTAAATGACATAGGCACATGGGGCGAGGTTCTTTTTATCAAAAACACTCCAGCTTTTATTATAGAATTTAAGACAAATATCCCAAGTGGCAAAAAGATGCAAGGGTATTATAACTTCAACCATAAAGAGTCAAAATTTGGCGGACACTTAAAATTTGAAGAGATAGATAGGATATTTTTTGTATCGCAAACTTTTATGGGGTTGCTCTCGCTTTCTGTGCAGTTTTATGACAAAGAGGGTAATAATATCTTTAAACTAAGTGTAGGGCGTGACGCAAAGATGAAGCTACTACCTGAACAAGTGGAGAAATTTGACGCGTTAAAAGCAAGAATTTAA
- a CDS encoding DUF2470 domain-containing protein, whose amino-acid sequence MKEMVIEHMNENHQEILVEFAEKLGGIKDASDAKLVDVDEDGMNISAGGQSFYVKFLSKADNSNPMSYRDVVTELYASLS is encoded by the coding sequence ATGAAAGAAATGGTGATTGAACATATGAATGAAAATCATCAGGAAATTTTGGTTGAATTTGCTGAAAAATTAGGCGGCATAAAAGATGCAAGCGATGCGAAGCTTGTTGATGTTGATGAAGATGGCATGAACATAAGTGCTGGAGGACAGAGCTTTTATGTAAAATTTTTAAGTAAGGCTGATAACTCAAATCCTATGAGCTATCGTGATGTTGTAACTGAGCTTTATGCGAGTTTAAGTTAA
- a CDS encoding HugZ family heme oxygenase: MKEVAIEHMNKDHADIVKAFAQKLGGIKEYEGAKIADINEDGMQIVSGNESAFVPFLSKAKDGNFKDVIIELYSSIKKNSIQNTTQEGLISFVDGFKTVIISSQKDGKSVSSYAPFVKVENEIYITLSSVAEHYHAIKQNPDKISVMFLQDEAEAKSAFARVRVSFEAAASFMSDEDRERIFDKFEEKFSDDPSLKFIRAMKDFYVVKISLGKGRYVKGFGAAFDTQGFEILNGARVSNPHTKK, from the coding sequence ATGAAAGAAGTTGCGATAGAGCATATGAATAAGGATCATGCCGACATAGTTAAGGCATTTGCACAAAAACTAGGTGGCATAAAAGAGTATGAGGGCGCAAAGATAGCCGACATAAATGAAGATGGCATGCAGATAGTAAGTGGCAATGAAAGTGCTTTTGTGCCGTTTTTAAGCAAGGCAAAGGATGGAAATTTTAAAGATGTCATCATCGAGCTTTACTCAAGTATCAAAAAAAATAGCATTCAAAATACCACACAAGAGGGGCTTATAAGCTTTGTCGATGGCTTTAAAACAGTTATCATCTCAAGCCAAAAAGATGGCAAAAGCGTGAGTTCGTATGCGCCTTTTGTTAAGGTTGAAAATGAAATTTATATCACACTTTCATCTGTGGCTGAGCATTATCACGCTATAAAGCAAAATCCAGACAAAATTTCAGTTATGTTTTTGCAAGATGAGGCAGAGGCAAAAAGCGCTTTTGCAAGGGTTAGGGTGAGTTTTGAGGCGGCGGCTAGTTTTATGAGCGATGAAGATAGGGAGAGAATTTTTGATAAATTTGAAGAGAAATTTTCTGATGATCCATCTTTAAAATTTATCCGTGCGATGAAAGACTTTTATGTTGTTAAAATTTCACTTGGCAAGGGTCGCTATGTAAAAGGTTTTGGTGCGGCTTTTGATACGCAGGGGTTTGAGATTTTAAATGGTGCAAGGGTTAGCAATCCACATACAAAAAAGTAA
- a CDS encoding TonB-dependent receptor domain-containing protein — protein MLCIFAASAITTFAADNDVSLDSIEVIEKSEQDVKERKVSEIKKTTKDLEKQQVSDTRDLVKYETGISVVESGRFGASGYSIRGVDENRVAIQIDGLQQAESINSQGFKDLFEGYGNFNNTRNGVEIENIKQANITKGADSIKAGSGALGGSVMFETKDARDYLIDKNWHYGFKFGNQTMNNENMFSHTLAAKFKWFDILAIRTDRDGHEIENYGYKTYDDNARRKTREKADPYNIKKESTLLKFGVQFNETNRLSIGYDKSEVSSKGTDWSYNLSPLTHTNITGGNWGNEDREHEYRHTHDKSTRKNISFVYENYDETPLWDSLKISYNKQNIKLKAKTEEYCDGGDKCEEIANPDGIEIKNSKLVDKYGNDLKVTNDTIVTDYEPVDYGGKFYTREELEAMKWKINYIDDVLSDQEAGYGIILTQQNSDILTDSKGKELTDSREYSTSNIYVNCDEHDCSKPLTLMTSKIDSSGSKSYKYKNFNLEKTSSKFAKLNTTDGYDYVVLPNSNGFVDNNWKDRDLNTDTKQVNLDLSKEFYTKDIEHTLSYGGVYSITDKSMVNRQGYKGHNKQWWNRYFVGTNKDNQADICKPISGSSFSNLCGHEDEKTSFLIPVETKTGALYLSDDIKVNEILAFGLGYRYDKIKHNPTYKPGVTPKISDDIVKGLFVPLETNKLQVPDWSDYANYTDYLIARKAYEDEQARVDAVNKDNAAKNISYISQSKEYQESSFAISTTVDPLDYLRIQAKYARGFRAPTSDELYFTFKHPDFTILPNTNLEAEMAKTKEVAFTFYNEASFLTIDLFRTDYENFIDLARNGYIEEKVGTENRRFIKYQNINYSKAKVTGLEISSKLDLAQIHESLSGFSLDYKLTRQKGKMFVDKYDMWVPMNAIQPKTDIFSVGYIAPSKKFGADFYVTKVKAKNPADTYNIYWEDEGKTKDDHNLKWMSTSYTTLDLIAFYQPIKNLTFRAGVYNMSDKKYLTWENARSIRPFGTSNMIDQETGLGINRFYSPGRNFKLTFEMTF, from the coding sequence ATGCTTTGTATATTTGCAGCAAGCGCCATCACAACTTTTGCAGCCGACAATGATGTTTCGCTAGATAGTATCGAAGTCATTGAAAAGAGTGAGCAGGATGTAAAAGAGCGCAAAGTAAGTGAGATAAAAAAGACCACAAAAGATTTAGAAAAACAGCAAGTCTCAGATACTCGTGATCTTGTAAAGTATGAGACTGGAATTTCAGTCGTTGAGAGCGGCAGATTTGGCGCTTCTGGATACTCAATACGCGGAGTTGATGAAAATAGAGTTGCGATACAAATAGATGGGTTACAACAAGCTGAAAGTATAAATTCTCAAGGTTTTAAAGACCTTTTTGAGGGATATGGAAATTTTAACAACACAAGAAATGGCGTAGAAATAGAAAATATAAAGCAAGCAAATATAACAAAAGGTGCGGATAGTATCAAGGCTGGTAGCGGTGCCTTGGGTGGGTCTGTTATGTTTGAGACAAAGGATGCAAGGGATTATTTGATAGATAAAAACTGGCATTATGGATTTAAATTTGGCAATCAAACAATGAATAATGAAAATATGTTTTCACATACTTTGGCAGCTAAATTTAAGTGGTTTGATATTTTAGCTATTAGAACCGATAGAGATGGGCATGAGATAGAAAACTATGGATATAAAACATATGATGATAATGCAAGAAGAAAGACGCGCGAAAAAGCAGACCCATATAATATCAAAAAAGAAAGCACTCTTTTAAAATTTGGAGTTCAATTTAACGAAACAAATCGTTTAAGTATCGGTTATGACAAAAGCGAGGTTAGCTCCAAAGGAACCGACTGGTCTTATAACCTAAGCCCTCTAACACACACAAACATAACTGGAGGAAACTGGGGCAACGAAGACAGAGAGCATGAATACAGGCATACACACGATAAAAGCACTAGAAAAAATATATCGTTTGTTTATGAAAACTATGATGAAACACCTCTTTGGGATAGCTTAAAGATAAGTTACAATAAACAAAACATAAAGCTAAAAGCAAAAACAGAAGAGTATTGCGATGGCGGAGATAAGTGTGAAGAGATAGCAAATCCTGATGGCATTGAAATTAAAAATTCAAAACTCGTTGATAAATACGGAAATGATTTAAAAGTCACTAACGATACTATTGTGACTGATTATGAACCAGTGGATTATGGTGGGAAATTTTATACAAGAGAAGAACTTGAGGCTATGAAGTGGAAGATAAATTATATAGATGATGTTCTTTCAGACCAAGAGGCTGGATATGGCATAATCTTAACCCAGCAAAATTCAGATATCTTAACCGATAGTAAAGGCAAAGAACTTACCGATAGCAGAGAATACAGCACATCAAATATATATGTAAATTGTGATGAGCATGATTGTTCAAAGCCACTAACTCTTATGACTTCAAAAATTGATAGCTCAGGAAGTAAATCTTATAAGTATAAAAATTTTAACCTTGAAAAAACTTCATCAAAATTTGCAAAACTAAACACAACCGATGGATATGATTATGTAGTTTTACCAAATAGCAATGGATTTGTCGATAATAACTGGAAAGATAGGGATTTAAACACCGACACAAAGCAAGTAAATTTAGACCTAAGTAAAGAATTTTACACAAAAGATATAGAACATACACTAAGCTATGGAGGAGTTTATAGTATAACAGACAAAAGTATGGTAAATCGCCAAGGCTATAAAGGACACAATAAACAATGGTGGAATAGATACTTTGTAGGCACAAACAAAGACAATCAAGCGGATATATGCAAACCCATAAGTGGCAGTAGCTTTTCTAATCTATGCGGTCATGAGGATGAAAAAACAAGTTTTCTTATCCCAGTTGAAACCAAAACCGGGGCTTTATATCTTAGTGATGATATAAAAGTAAATGAAATTTTAGCATTCGGACTTGGTTATAGGTATGATAAAATAAAACATAATCCAACATACAAACCAGGCGTAACGCCAAAAATATCAGATGATATAGTAAAAGGGCTTTTTGTGCCGCTTGAAACAAACAAGCTTCAGGTTCCAGACTGGTCTGATTATGCTAACTACACAGACTATCTTATTGCAAGAAAAGCATACGAAGATGAACAAGCTAGGGTTGATGCCGTAAATAAAGATAACGCAGCTAAAAACATATCCTACATATCACAATCAAAAGAGTATCAAGAGTCATCATTTGCCATAAGCACGACAGTTGATCCACTTGATTATTTAAGAATTCAAGCAAAATACGCAAGAGGCTTTAGAGCTCCTACTTCTGATGAGCTTTACTTTACTTTCAAACATCCAGATTTTACGATACTTCCAAATACAAACCTAGAAGCTGAGATGGCAAAAACAAAAGAAGTAGCCTTTACTTTTTATAATGAAGCAAGCTTTTTAACGATAGATCTTTTTAGAACGGATTATGAGAATTTTATAGATTTGGCACGCAACGGATATATAGAAGAAAAGGTTGGTACTGAAAATAGAAGATTTATCAAATACCAAAATATAAATTATTCAAAAGCAAAGGTAACTGGTTTGGAGATTAGCTCTAAGCTGGATTTGGCTCAAATTCATGAAAGCTTATCAGGCTTTAGTCTTGACTATAAACTAACTAGACAAAAGGGCAAAATGTTTGTTGACAAATACGACATGTGGGTTCCTATGAATGCCATTCAACCAAAAACGGATATATTTTCTGTTGGATATATTGCGCCTAGTAAAAAATTTGGAGCCGATTTTTATGTAACAAAAGTTAAAGCAAAAAATCCAGCCGATACATACAATATATACTGGGAAGATGAAGGAAAAACAAAAGATGATCATAATCTAAAATGGATGAGCACTAGCTATACGACTTTAGATCTAATAGCATTTTATCAGCCGATTAAAAATTTAACCTTTAGAGCAGGTGTTTATAATATGAGTGATAAAAAATACTTAACTTGGGAAAATGCTCGCTCAATCCGTCCTTTTGGCACAAGCAACATGATAGATCAAGAAACAGGACTTGGCATAAACCGCTTCTACTCGCCTGGTAGAAATTTCAAACTAACATTTGAAATGACATTCTAA
- a CDS encoding radical SAM protein, which yields MFSKRIKGHHSGHPKRAKMAKQKDLFEFLDTQTPTHKDGAIYFHVPFCDNICSFCSMNRTKLDDELDEYTEFLLAEIKRYSEFNYIKQKEFSSIYFGGGTPTTLKEKHLERVITAIKEGFVLSKDVEFSFESTLHNLNLSKLRLMQELGVNRYSIGIQTFSEAGRKLLNRAHSQASAIEHLAKLRAEFDGMLCADIIYNYPKQSDDELKFDAATLKQIGVDSVSFYSLQFLDGSEFSKNHDTSYYELERDKKLHHLFVNEMLDGSHEMLELTKISKIGRDVYRYIRLSHAGADILPLGIGSGGKVGDFGIFNMKKGVQMLGILPPSEQNYKKFIAFFQYHVLKFNDIKSFIGDECFSELLQTFKQWQDWGLLNLNESGYELTLDGIFWGNTMADEITKITQKEFDR from the coding sequence ATGTTTTCTAAACGGATAAAAGGTCACCATAGTGGTCATCCCAAGCGTGCAAAGATGGCAAAACAAAAGGATTTGTTTGAGTTTTTAGACACGCAAACTCCTACCCACAAAGATGGCGCGATATATTTTCATGTGCCATTTTGCGACAATATCTGCTCATTTTGCTCGATGAACCGCACAAAGCTTGATGATGAGCTTGATGAATACACCGAGTTTTTGCTTGCAGAGATAAAAAGATATAGTGAGTTTAACTATATAAAGCAAAAAGAGTTTAGTTCTATTTACTTTGGCGGAGGTACGCCAACTACGCTAAAAGAAAAACATCTTGAACGCGTGATAACGGCGATAAAAGAGGGTTTTGTTCTTTCAAAAGATGTCGAGTTTAGCTTTGAAAGCACACTACATAATCTAAATTTATCCAAGCTTCGCCTAATGCAAGAACTTGGCGTAAATCGATACAGCATAGGTATACAAACATTTAGCGAAGCTGGCAGAAAGCTACTAAACCGTGCTCATAGCCAAGCCTCAGCGATAGAGCATTTGGCGAAGTTAAGGGCAGAATTTGATGGTATGCTTTGTGCAGATATCATCTATAACTATCCAAAACAAAGTGATGATGAGTTAAAATTTGATGCTGCAACGCTAAAACAAATAGGCGTTGATAGCGTGAGTTTTTACTCGCTTCAGTTTTTAGATGGTTCTGAGTTTAGCAAGAATCACGATACGAGTTATTATGAGCTTGAACGAGATAAAAAGTTGCACCATTTGTTTGTCAATGAAATGCTTGATGGCTCGCACGAAATGCTTGAACTAACTAAAATTTCAAAAATAGGGCGCGATGTTTATAGGTATATCCGCCTTTCTCATGCTGGTGCAGACATTTTGCCGCTTGGCATAGGCTCTGGTGGAAAGGTCGGGGATTTTGGTATATTTAATATGAAAAAAGGCGTGCAGATGCTTGGAATTTTACCGCCAAGCGAGCAAAACTATAAGAAATTTATAGCATTTTTTCAGTATCATGTACTAAAATTTAATGACATAAAGTCTTTTATAGGTGATGAGTGTTTTTCTGAACTTTTGCAGACATTTAAGCAATGGCAAGACTGGGGATTGTTAAATTTAAACGAAAGTGGCTATGAGCTTACTTTGGATGGAATTTTTTGGGGAAATACAATGGCTGATGAGATAACAAAAATAACACAAAAGGAATTTGACAGATGA
- a CDS encoding flavodoxin family protein, which produces MKKIVIYSSQTGNTKKVGEAIADELGCEAVSFESQKAQNLSEFDFIAVGYYIDKGGPDSKFKRFIKENIKDKRVGLFITLGAEPDGEHGAHMLNGGKVLLEENGCEVLREFICQGAISDEVMQQMREMVEKMGDKAMHQITPERLARWEAAKSHPDENDLANARKAFAGI; this is translated from the coding sequence ATGAAAAAGATCGTGATTTACTCTTCTCAAACGGGAAATACCAAAAAGGTTGGCGAGGCGATAGCTGATGAGCTTGGTTGTGAAGCGGTTAGCTTTGAGAGTCAAAAGGCACAAAATTTAAGCGAATTTGATTTTATAGCCGTGGGGTATTATATCGATAAAGGCGGTCCTGATAGCAAATTTAAAAGATTTATAAAAGAAAATATCAAAGATAAAAGAGTAGGGCTTTTTATAACTCTTGGTGCTGAGCCAGATGGCGAACATGGCGCTCATATGCTAAATGGAGGCAAGGTTTTGCTTGAAGAAAATGGTTGCGAGGTTTTGCGAGAGTTTATATGTCAAGGAGCCATATCTGATGAAGTTATGCAGCAAATGAGAGAGATGGTGGAAAAGATGGGTGATAAGGCTATGCATCAGATAACGCCTGAGCGTTTGGCAAGATGGGAGGCTGCAAAGTCGCACCCAGATGAAAATGACTTAGCAAATGCAAGAAAAGCTTTTGCTGGAATTTAA
- the prx-suh gene encoding thiol peroxidase Prx-SUH codes for MASVNFKGSPVTLTGNALSKGQSAPVVNVVAQDLSDIQIGGQQGKVQVVVVVPSLDTGVCASEARKFNEHAAALANTEVVVVSMDLPFAMGRFCTTEGIKNLKTGSDFRAKEFANAYGVLLADGALAGLTCRAIFVIDANGVIIYKEICDEITDEPNYEAALSAANEASTTCCGS; via the coding sequence ATGGCATCTGTAAATTTTAAAGGCTCGCCAGTCACTCTAACTGGCAATGCCCTTAGCAAGGGTCAAAGTGCTCCTGTTGTAAATGTTGTGGCACAAGACCTTTCGGATATTCAAATCGGCGGACAACAAGGTAAAGTGCAAGTTGTGGTCGTGGTTCCATCGCTTGATACTGGTGTTTGCGCTAGTGAGGCTAGGAAATTTAACGAGCATGCTGCAGCACTTGCAAATACTGAAGTGGTCGTAGTTTCAATGGATCTGCCTTTTGCTATGGGGAGATTTTGCACAACCGAGGGCATTAAAAACCTAAAAACAGGTAGCGACTTTAGGGCTAAGGAATTTGCTAACGCATATGGCGTTTTATTAGCAGATGGCGCACTTGCTGGGCTTACATGCCGTGCAATTTTCGTTATAGATGCAAATGGGGTCATCATTTACAAGGAAATTTGTGATGAGATAACAGATGAGCCAAACTATGAGGCTGCTCTAAGTGCGGCAAACGAAGCCAGCACAACATGCTGCGGTAGCTGA
- a CDS encoding molybdopterin oxidoreductase family protein, with amino-acid sequence MGVNAKTGKVICPYCGTGCQVELHVEDNVIRSATGIDDNPVNEGNLCLKGFYGWDYVGAPDRLTTPMIRKKNGVFSKDGSLEPASWDEALDLVVAKMKEVKEKYGPDALVGNFSARCTLEDNYVAQKIMRAVIGTNNVDHCARIUHAPTVAGLAKTIGNGAATNSFTEIGPHSNCILMIGSNPENGHPIAAMHIQRALNRGAKLIVIDPIKTEFASRADVHLQLAPEHNIAVINALIHVLFEEDLINWEFVNAHTKGVEYVREVVKDYSPETVSKYANLNPEDIRKAARMYATIRPAVITHGMGVTHFNHGVGAVCDISNLFLLTGNVGELGSGDLPIRGQENVQGCCDMGVLPNIFSNLGSVTDPEQRAWFEKVWHLEPGFLSGKIGLHKTEVPDAILDGRIHFFWTMGENPVMTDPNTNHFLKAISKIDMYVCQDIFLTETSLKADVVLPGVASSEKEGLYANAERRVQHNEAVITPPGDARQDWWIICEIARRLGAKEGFNFKSPEEIWEEERKCDPRRYGGMSYYRIKKHHGLHWPCPNEDDMGGQSLYLDKKFFTPDGKGKLIPCLHVGSLAEIEPAKEEFRKRINLPDDWEVMAGSVDEPTDENYPIQLLTTRKVYQYAGGIMTRRSKAIENGGDSIGPIAEMHPNLTKRYGIKHGEFIKAWSRYGYIVIKADITDVVPDGIIQMTYHYWESCCNELTSNGWDLIAKTPTFKAAIQIKRIEEDEFLRIRAEKRIKFQTDKVIFDDYHHHPCTGDAPVVH; translated from the coding sequence ATGGGAGTAAATGCTAAGACTGGCAAAGTCATTTGTCCGTACTGTGGGACTGGCTGTCAGGTCGAGCTTCATGTTGAAGATAATGTGATACGCTCAGCCACAGGCATTGATGACAACCCAGTAAATGAGGGCAATCTCTGTCTTAAAGGCTTTTATGGCTGGGACTATGTCGGTGCGCCAGATCGTCTGACAACACCTATGATACGCAAGAAAAATGGCGTTTTTAGCAAAGATGGTTCACTTGAGCCAGCTAGCTGGGATGAAGCGTTAGATCTTGTTGTTGCAAAGATGAAAGAGGTTAAAGAAAAATACGGACCAGACGCACTTGTGGGAAATTTCTCGGCGCGCTGTACTCTTGAGGATAACTATGTAGCGCAAAAGATCATGCGCGCAGTTATAGGGACTAATAATGTAGATCACTGTGCTAGAATTTGACACGCTCCAACTGTGGCAGGTCTTGCCAAAACAATTGGTAATGGAGCAGCAACAAATAGCTTCACAGAGATAGGACCGCATAGTAATTGTATCCTGATGATAGGCTCAAATCCAGAAAATGGACACCCAATAGCCGCTATGCACATACAACGGGCATTAAATCGTGGCGCAAAACTCATAGTAATCGACCCGATAAAAACAGAATTTGCTAGCCGTGCAGATGTGCATTTACAACTTGCGCCAGAGCATAATATCGCTGTGATAAATGCATTAATACATGTCTTATTTGAAGAGGATTTGATAAACTGGGAATTTGTAAATGCGCACACAAAAGGTGTTGAGTATGTTCGTGAGGTGGTTAAAGACTACTCTCCAGAGACTGTTAGTAAGTATGCAAATTTAAATCCAGAAGACATAAGAAAAGCTGCGCGAATGTATGCGACTATCCGCCCAGCCGTTATCACTCACGGTATGGGGGTGACACATTTTAACCACGGAGTTGGTGCGGTTTGTGATATATCAAATTTGTTTTTATTGACAGGAAATGTTGGAGAGCTTGGTAGTGGCGACTTGCCTATAAGGGGTCAAGAAAATGTCCAAGGGTGCTGTGATATGGGCGTTTTACCTAATATCTTCTCAAATTTAGGCTCAGTCACAGACCCTGAGCAAAGGGCTTGGTTTGAGAAAGTTTGGCATTTAGAGCCTGGGTTTTTAAGTGGCAAGATAGGACTTCATAAGACCGAAGTTCCAGATGCTATACTTGATGGAAGGATTCACTTTTTCTGGACGATGGGTGAAAATCCAGTTATGACTGACCCAAACACAAATCACTTTTTAAAAGCTATCTCAAAAATTGATATGTATGTCTGCCAAGATATATTTTTGACTGAAACTTCGCTTAAGGCTGATGTTGTTTTGCCAGGTGTTGCAAGTAGTGAAAAGGAGGGTTTGTACGCAAATGCCGAACGCCGTGTTCAGCATAACGAAGCGGTCATAACTCCTCCAGGAGACGCACGCCAAGACTGGTGGATAATCTGCGAGATAGCAAGAAGACTAGGTGCAAAAGAGGGCTTTAACTTTAAATCCCCTGAAGAAATTTGGGAGGAAGAGAGAAAATGCGATCCCAGAAGATACGGTGGCATGAGCTATTATCGTATCAAAAAACATCACGGACTTCACTGGCCTTGTCCTAATGAAGATGATATGGGTGGACAAAGCTTGTATCTTGATAAGAAATTTTTCACACCAGATGGCAAAGGTAAGCTGATACCGTGCTTGCATGTAGGAAGCTTAGCTGAGATAGAGCCCGCAAAAGAAGAGTTTAGAAAACGGATAAATTTGCCAGACGATTGGGAGGTAATGGCTGGAAGCGTAGATGAGCCAACGGATGAGAACTATCCGATACAGCTTTTAACGACCAGAAAGGTCTATCAATACGCTGGGGGCATAATGACACGCCGCTCAAAGGCTATTGAAAATGGCGGAGATAGTATCGGTCCTATCGCTGAGATGCACCCAAATTTGACTAAAAGATATGGTATAAAGCATGGAGAATTTATCAAGGCGTGGAGCAGATACGGCTATATCGTCATTAAGGCAGATATCACAGATGTAGTGCCTGATGGCATTATCCAGATGACCTACCACTACTGGGAAAGCTGCTGTAATGAGCTTACTAGTAATGGCTGGGATTTGATAGCTAAGACTCCCACTTTTAAGGCTGCGATTCAGATTAAGCGTATCGAAGAGGATGAGTTTTTACGCATTAGGGCTGAAAAACGGATAAAATTTCAAACCGATAAGGTTATATTTGATGATTATCATCATCATCCTTGCACTGGCGATGCGCCAGTTGTGCATTAA
- a CDS encoding DUF1523 family protein, which translates to MKNIFKNAAISIILMAHLITVAIINFALPSYKTLTIVGTEVKRMDKDGFINKQRTANGVVRDVYFLYTKFPDSEKVLSFRNEDTRWGFPFYMKFNSADLQARATAFAEEKALVEVKYYGWRIPVFDEFFNAISVKKLENANNASHPIVSYILYFLTLVSFISCVVLVKRKFRQAV; encoded by the coding sequence ATGAAAAATATATTTAAAAACGCTGCGATTAGTATTATCTTAATGGCACATCTAATAACCGTGGCTATTATAAATTTTGCACTCCCAAGCTACAAGACGCTAACCATCGTAGGCACTGAAGTTAAACGCATGGATAAGGATGGCTTTATAAACAAACAACGCACGGCAAACGGCGTAGTGCGTGATGTTTATTTTTTATATACAAAATTTCCAGATAGCGAAAAAGTCCTATCTTTTCGCAACGAAGATACCCGCTGGGGCTTTCCATTTTATATGAAATTTAACTCTGCTGACTTACAGGCTAGAGCAACTGCATTTGCTGAAGAAAAGGCACTTGTGGAAGTGAAATACTATGGTTGGCGCATACCTGTTTTTGATGAGTTTTTTAACGCTATCTCAGTTAAAAAACTAGAAAACGCAAACAACGCCTCTCATCCGATAGTAAGCTACATACTTTACTTTTTAACGCTTGTTTCATTTATCTCATGTGTTGTTTTAGTAAAGCGAAAATTTAGACAAGCAGTTTAA